The genome window ATACGGGCCTTTGCCGCCAGAACTGTTTTTTCAAGGATAGCAGCAACGATATCCGGTCGCTGATCTAAGAAAAGCTCTAGCTGTTCGTTTACCAGGGATTCCACTATACCTTTTACTTCAGAATTCCCCAGCTTTCCCTTTGTTTGTCCTTCAAATTGAGGATTAGGAACCTTTACTGACAATACTGCCGTAAGACCTTCCCGGACATCATCGCCCGAAAGACTTTCCTCAAGTTTCTTGGCTAATTTCGATTTTTTTAGGTATTCGTTTAAAGTCCTGGTGAGAGCAGACTTAAACCCCACCAGGTGAGTTCCTCCCTCCCGCGTGTTGATGTCATTAACAAAAGAAAACATCATTTCGTTGTACGTGTCGTTATATTGGATGGCAACCTCTACTTCCACATCATCCCGGGAGCCACTCAGGTAAATAACATCGTTATGTAAGACCTTCTTTCCTTCGTTAAGGTATTGAACAAAGCTAACAATACCCCCTTCAAAAAGAAAGTCATGAACCTTTGGCTGGGTTAAACGTTCATCCCGAATGCTTATTTTGAGCCCCTTATTTAAAAAGGCTAACTCTCGAAGACGATTTGAAAGGGTATCAAAATTGTAGGTTACTGTCTCAAAAATGGTATCGTCCGCTTTAAAGCGAACAATCGTTCCCCGTTTATTACTTTCCCCCACAACTTTGACGGGCTCCTCAGGGACTCCTATACGATATTTTTGATAGTAAATTTTACCATCCCGGTGCACAAAGACCTCACACCAGGTAGAAAGGGCATTTACGACCGAAACCCCTACTCCATGAAGCCCGCCGGAAACCTTATAGGACTTTTTATCAAACTTTCCCCCGGCATGGAGCTTTGTCATGACCAGTTCGAGGGCACTAACACCTTCTGTCGGATGAATGTCGACCGGGATTCCTCGCCCATTATCTTCTACTCGTACGATATCGTTTTTCTCAAGGACCACCAAAATCTCAGTGCAGTGTCCCTGCATGGCCTCATCAACCGAGTTATCCACAACTTCATATACCAGATGATGAAGACCATCGATCCCCGTGGATCCAATGTACATACCAGGGCGTTTCCGTACGGCCTCCAGGCCTTTTAACACCTGAATACTGTGGGCTGAATAACTCGATTCCATCATCTTTCCTTATTATCAACTATAAATATAGGTAGAATATACGTTAAACAAGTATACCCGATTTTACCCCTCAAAGTAAAGGCAAGCTATCATGACCATACACATATCAGTTGTGTATTACTTGTGGATAATATGTTAATTTTTTATTATTGATATATTAAAGAATTAGTTTTACCCCTTATCCTTTCATCTGCTTTTGCGTTATATTTTAAATCTTTTTTATACAAATAATTATAAAAACACCTAAACATATTACAAGGTAGAATTTTACAAAAAACAATGGTATAGTAATGAAAAGGCATTTGCAAATTTCTAAATACTTGTGGATAATATGTGAAAAAGCTACTAATATGTTGTAAGAGCAGGACCATACATGGAGAAGGGAACGTATGTCGACATGGGATTATGAAATTTTCTGGAAAGAAGCTTTAAACCAAATTCGCCAGGAGCTCGGAGAACACGAATTTGCCATGTGGTTTAACATGGAATACCTCCATTCCACAGAAAAAGAGATTGTAGTGGCAGTGCCAAGTTCCTTCTACCGAGACCAGGTAACCATGCGGTACAAAAATCTTATTGAAGGAAAGCTTCATGAACTTGCAGGTAAGGACCTAAAAGTTATCTTTGAAGTTCGTCCAAGAAACAAAGATGTTTCGCCTGCTTCTCAGTCTATTAAAGAAAATGGACACTCTACTAACAACGAGATCTCTTCACCTAAAACCCCTAAAACAGAACAAATCTCTGTCCCAAAAAAGGATCCCCATCCGCAGCTTCGGCAGGATTATACCTTTGACAACTATGTTATTGGCGATAACAACAGCTTCGCGGCCAACGCGGCCATTGCGATAGCCAAAAACCCGGGAGGAGCGTATAACCCATTTCTTGTGTACGGAGGGGTTGGGTTAGGGAAAACCCATCTCATGCAGGCCATTGGGAACTATATTCACCAAAATTCTAACGCCCGGATAATCTATATAACCGCAGAAAACTTTACTAATGAATTTATCCAGGCTATACAGGCTAACAAAACCGCAGCCTTTAAAAACAAATACCGTTTTGTAGACATACTCCTTATCGATGACATTCACTTTTTACAAAAGAAGAACGAAACCCAGGAAGAACTCTTTCACACCTTCAATGCTTTATACGATGCTAACAAACAGATGGTTTTCACGTGTGATAGGCCTGTCTCGGAACTAAAAAATCTTTCGGACCGACTCCGCTCCCGCTTTGAACGGGGTCTTACGGTGGATCTCCAACCTCCAAATTACGAAACCAGATATGCTATTCTCCAAAAAAAGGCAGAAAGCCGGGGTGTGCAAATACCTAAAGAAGTACTTGAACTCATTAGTAGGAACGTAACTTCCAACGTTCGGGACCTTGAAGCAGCCCTTACCAAGCTTATCGCCTACGCTGAACTGGTAGGAAAACCTATAACCATTGAAGTGGCTCAGCAACACCTTAAAGACGTTTTTGCCTCTCCCAAACAAACGAATATGTCTATTGAAGTGATTCAACGGGTAGTGGCAGATTATTTTTCCCTTTCTATAAATGACTTACGAGGTAAAAAACGTACCCAAAACATCGTTCTTGCCCGACAGCTCGCCATGTATATCGGGAGGGAAATAACCGAGTATTCAACTACCGAACTGGGCATGGAGTTTGGCGGCCGAGATCATACAACGGTTATGCATGCTTGCCAAAAGATAGAAGAAAAACTAAGGTCCGATCCTTCTCTGGATCCTATTTTACAAAAACTTATAAGAGACATAAAAGATTATAGCACTAAAAACTAAAAACATGTTAAAATAGAAGGCACAGATTGTGGATAAAAGCCTTCTCTGTGCATAAGTGGATAAGGAGGGGATAGTTATCCAGAGGTGATAAAGAGGGTAATTCTATAATAAAAAAGGAATTATCCAGTTTTCCACTTTTTCACCTTCTCTACTATAACTATTACTAATATATATATATTTAGTAAAGGAGTATCAAAGATGAAGTTTATCTGTGAACGAGATATTCTTGCAAAAGAAATCACCATAGCCCAAGAAATAATCTCTACAAAGAACGCTATTTCTATACTCTCGAATGTCTATCTCGAAACTATAGATTCTTCTCTCCTTATTAGAGCCACTGATATAAAAGTGAGTTTCGAAACCCGGATACCGGTCACTGTGGTAGAAGCAGGGTCTACCACGGTGTTCTGCGATAAACTCCTGGGAATCTTAAGTTCTATTCCTGAAGGGGAAGTAGAATTTGAGGAAAACAACTCAAAGATAACAATTCGTCCTACTTTTAAAAAGATAAAATTTAACTTAAAAAGCATTGCTTCTGATAAATTTCCTGAACTTCCAGAGCCAGGGACAATACCGTTCTTTTCGGTGCCCTTGCGAGATCTGAAAGACATGATAAGCCAGACAATTTTTGCAATCTCCGATGATGAGACCCGCTATTTTATGAACGGTGTATTCTTTGAAAAACAGGATCCCTATGTGGTGATGGTAGCTACCGATGGACGGCGACTTGCATATATTCAAAGAAGTATGGAGGAAGGGATTCCTGATTTTAAAGGTATTATAATACCTCCAAAAATACTTAACCTTATTCTCAAGCGAGCAAGCGATGAGGGAAGCGCCTCTATTGCAGTAACGGAAAAGAACATATTTGTGAAATTTGGGCCTTACCTTTTCTCTTCTGTGCTCATAGAAGGTCAGTTTCCTAACTATCGAAGGGTTATACCGGAGAATCAGGCTCATCATTTTGTCATCAATCGTAAAGAAACATTGGAGGCCCTTAAACGGGTTTCTCTGCTGGTAGAACAAAAGTCAAGAAGAATATATTTGAACGTTAAGCCTGGCGTTCTTTCCTTGCTTTCTGAGGAGAGTGATATCGGAGCGGCCAATGAGGAAATCCCCTGCCAGTACGATGGTGAAGAAGTTTCCATAGCCCTGAACTATCGATACCTCGAAGAACCTCTTAGAGTGATGACTGATGATTCAATTGCGATATACTTTACAGAAC of Treponema sp. J25 contains these proteins:
- the gyrB gene encoding DNA topoisomerase (ATP-hydrolyzing) subunit B, which encodes MESSYSAHSIQVLKGLEAVRKRPGMYIGSTGIDGLHHLVYEVVDNSVDEAMQGHCTEILVVLEKNDIVRVEDNGRGIPVDIHPTEGVSALELVMTKLHAGGKFDKKSYKVSGGLHGVGVSVVNALSTWCEVFVHRDGKIYYQKYRIGVPEEPVKVVGESNKRGTIVRFKADDTIFETVTYNFDTLSNRLRELAFLNKGLKISIRDERLTQPKVHDFLFEGGIVSFVQYLNEGKKVLHNDVIYLSGSRDDVEVEVAIQYNDTYNEMMFSFVNDINTREGGTHLVGFKSALTRTLNEYLKKSKLAKKLEESLSGDDVREGLTAVLSVKVPNPQFEGQTKGKLGNSEVKGIVESLVNEQLELFLDQRPDIVAAILEKTVLAAKARIAARQARDATRRKNVMESAGLPGKLADCSEKDPAKCELFIVEGDSAGGSAKMGRDRTFQAILALWGKMLNVEKTRIEKIISNEKLQPIIASIGAGIGDTFDISKIRYHKIIIMADADVDGSHIRTLLLTFFYRYMRELIERGHVYLAMPPLYKITYEKKVFYAYNDEEKDRILAQAGRDPEKITVQRYKGLGEMNPEQLWETTMDPKRRNIIQVHMDDAVEAERIFTTLMGEEVEPRRQFIEENALAVSNLDV
- the dnaA gene encoding chromosomal replication initiator protein DnaA, with protein sequence MSTWDYEIFWKEALNQIRQELGEHEFAMWFNMEYLHSTEKEIVVAVPSSFYRDQVTMRYKNLIEGKLHELAGKDLKVIFEVRPRNKDVSPASQSIKENGHSTNNEISSPKTPKTEQISVPKKDPHPQLRQDYTFDNYVIGDNNSFAANAAIAIAKNPGGAYNPFLVYGGVGLGKTHLMQAIGNYIHQNSNARIIYITAENFTNEFIQAIQANKTAAFKNKYRFVDILLIDDIHFLQKKNETQEELFHTFNALYDANKQMVFTCDRPVSELKNLSDRLRSRFERGLTVDLQPPNYETRYAILQKKAESRGVQIPKEVLELISRNVTSNVRDLEAALTKLIAYAELVGKPITIEVAQQHLKDVFASPKQTNMSIEVIQRVVADYFSLSINDLRGKKRTQNIVLARQLAMYIGREITEYSTTELGMEFGGRDHTTVMHACQKIEEKLRSDPSLDPILQKLIRDIKDYSTKN
- the dnaN gene encoding DNA polymerase III subunit beta, translating into MKFICERDILAKEITIAQEIISTKNAISILSNVYLETIDSSLLIRATDIKVSFETRIPVTVVEAGSTTVFCDKLLGILSSIPEGEVEFEENNSKITIRPTFKKIKFNLKSIASDKFPELPEPGTIPFFSVPLRDLKDMISQTIFAISDDETRYFMNGVFFEKQDPYVVMVATDGRRLAYIQRSMEEGIPDFKGIIIPPKILNLILKRASDEGSASIAVTEKNIFVKFGPYLFSSVLIEGQFPNYRRVIPENQAHHFVINRKETLEALKRVSLLVEQKSRRIYLNVKPGVLSLLSEESDIGAANEEIPCQYDGEEVSIALNYRYLEEPLRVMTDDSIAIYFTEPTRAITIKSLPEKDFFHIVMPMQVDQ